The genomic interval TTCCTGGAATATAGATTGTATTTATAATTCCGGGTATATTATCTTTAATTCCATCCACAACTAAAACTATTTCTCCGTCACAAGGAGTAGTAATTTCTCTTCCAAATGCATAATAATCTTCATTCGTTTTTCCGGTAGTTTTAAAGGAGCTTCCTTTTTCGTCTGTGATTACAAGGTCGAAAGCGTTTTTTTGAGCTTCACTTTCAACGTGATAGTTTAGTTCTTTTGTATCACCACCCCAAATAACAGTCCATTCGTCTTTAAATGGCAATACAAGTTTGGTTTTATTGCGGTCAATTTTTGGTAAATCATTATCTTTATATGGTTTTACAAATAACCCATTAATTTTTGAATTATTATCCACTGAAATATTTAAAGTAAATATGCCGCTTTCAAAATTAGTTTTGTATGAACCATAGGTTTGTTCATATTTTACAAATTCTAGTTTTGTGATTTTTCCTGCTTGTGATTTAAGTCCAGCTAAAAACTCTTTTGTTTTATCAATAGGTAATGCATTTTGCATTTCACTTGAAAAGGACAAGTATATCGCTTCAAAATTGTTTGCATTATAATTATTTTTAAAACGGTCAGAAGCTGCTATACTGTTTGCATTTTCAGTCTGACCAAAAGACAGGTTCATAATTAATGTTAATGTTAAGATGGATAAAAAATTCTTCATTTGATGGTCTGTTTACCGGTTTATATTTAGCTGCTAAAGTGCTCAATAGAGAGTCGCAGAGGATGAAATGAACGGAAGATATAATTTTCAACAAAACAAAGTAGCACAACGCAAAAGCTTGGAATCATTTTTTGATTTTGAAAGCTACAAAAGTTTAAAATTAATTCAGCACAAAAAAAAATAGTTAGTTGCATTTTGTTGGAGTAGCTAAATATTTATATTATCGAAACGAAGAATAAAATTCGTTATTATTGTTTTCATATTTTAATAATTCTTCAGCGGTTATACCTAAAATGCTTGCACATTTACCGGCATAATCTTTAGGGTACTTATTCTTAAAATATTGTATGATTATATCCATGCTATTAGGGTGTTTAAAATCTTTAGCCAAAAAAGTCAAATCCCTGTCTTTTTCTTTTTCATTAGAATATTTCCAGGAATTGTACAGGTAAAAGTAATGCAATACGATCCGCATACAAACTTCGTTAAGTTCTTCTGATTCTATGTTCGTTGATGCTGTTTGGATATATTGCCCTTTTACTACTTCAAAGTTTTTCCGGAGAATATCCATCGTATCCGCAAAGTTTTGACCCGGCAAAGGCAATTCCTTATAAGCTGTTTTTAATTGAAGTCCATACTCATTTTCAAGCAGCTCAATTTTTATTTTTTCTATATAAAATTCCATTTTAAGAAAGCTTTTATTAATTTAATTTTAACCAATTATTTACAGCAAGTTTATATTTATTGTGCGTTTCAATGTATGATTTTTTATGTTGTTCGTTTTTTCTTTCAGGGGGTATTATGTCCAATGTTTCTTGAATTTTAATCATTGCTGGTTTAAATTCTTTAGAATAATTTTTAAACTGTTCTTCTAAAACACGACACACAAGTTCAATATCAGATACACCTAACTCAAGATTATAGGGGTCGTCAAGTGATTTTCCAACTCTAATATTTAAAACTTTTAGGCTGGATTGTATAGGTTGAATAAATTTTTCTGGGTGTTCCATTTTATTTCCATCCAGGAATGCGTAGACAAAATAGGTAGGGTCATCATATACATAAATTTCTTCCAGGTTCTTTTGACCTAGAATGTCTATTAAGTCCTGTTCCCAATTTTCAAAAGATTTTATTTTAACTGTGGCAGCTTCTCGTTGTGTTTTATCGTTTTTAGGATGTGCAAATTTTAATAAGCCTGTTATTGTTGATTCGTTATAATTTGCAATAGATTCTAAAGTAGCTTTATAATCAGAAAGCTTTTCTGTCTTATGATTTTTTTCTAATTGAATGCCATTTAAACGTTGCTGTACCCAGAACTTTCCAAAAGTATAAAGTATACCTATGGCAATTATTTGACTGACAAAGAAACCAGCCTGAATGAGGAATTTTACCCAAAAAGGTGCAAATCCACTTAAGCTCTGGACATTTATGAGATATACACTCGGAATGAGCAGTAATAGAGGTAACCAAAAATAAACTCTACTTCGAATAAACCAAGTCATAAATTGTGGAAATTCGCTTCCTATAATTTTAG from Saprospiraceae bacterium carries:
- a CDS encoding peptidoglycan DD-metalloendopeptidase family protein, which translates into the protein MKNFLSILTLTLIMNLSFGQTENANSIAASDRFKNNYNANNFEAIYLSFSSEMQNALPIDKTKEFLAGLKSQAGKITKLEFVKYEQTYGSYKTNFESGIFTLNISVDNNSKINGLFVKPYKDNDLPKIDRNKTKLVLPFKDEWTVIWGGDTKELNYHVESEAQKNAFDLVITDEKGSSFKTTGKTNEDYYAFGREITTPCDGEIVLVVDGIKDNIPGIINTIYIPGNTVILKASNNEYLFFAHFKQHSIKVKQGQKVAQGQLLGLCGNSGNSSEAHLHFHIQNIEDINFATGIKCYFEQLQVNGQTKTDYSPIQNEKISNGNK